The Amycolatopsis nigrescens CSC17Ta-90 genomic interval AGGACCACGAGGTGAGCCGGAACGAGGCGGCTGAGGGCGCCGGGATCCAGCGCACGCTCGCCGCTTTCCACCTCGACAAGCTGGTGGACGCGGAGCTGCTGGAGACCCGGAGCAGGCGTCTGAGTGGGCGCTCGGGCCCGGGTGCCGGGCGGCCGGCCAAGCTCTACCGCCGGTCCGGCGCCGAGCGCCAGCTCTCGATCCCGGCGCGCGACTACCGCATCGCGGCCGACCTGCTGGCCGAGGTGGCGGAGGTCGCGCGCCTGGACGACGAACTGCAGGCAGCCGCCCGGCGGGAGGGGCGGGCTGCTGGCGCCGCCGCCGGGCCGGTCGCGGATCTCGCCGCGGCGAAGGCCCTGCTGGCCGCTCGCGGCTACGAGCCTCGAATGGATGTCGACGGGGGTGTCTTGCGGATGGCCAACTGTCCCTTCCATGTCCTGTCCGAGCGGCATCCTGCGCTGGTGTGCGGCATGAACCTGGCGCTGCTGGAAGGGCTCATGGAGGGCACTAAAGGGTTGCGGGCCCGCATGGACCCGCGCCCCGGGCTGTGCTGCGTCGTCGTCGAGCATTCTAAAAATAACGACAGTTGACATAGAGCTACCGCGATGGTGAGGTGAGAGCATGACGGGATACCACCTCGCCCAGCTCAACGTGGGCACCTTGAAATTCGCCCTCGATGACGTCCGCACGCACGGCTTCACGTCCATGCTCGACACGCTGAACGAGGTCGCCGACAACGCGCCCGGCTTCGTATGGCGGCTGGTAGAGGATGGCGGCACCGACGCCACCGCGATCCGGACTTCGCTGGGTGACGACGTCTTGGTGAACATGTCGGTCTGGGAGGGCCGAGACGCCCTGTGGGACTACGTCTACCGCAGCGGCCACTTGGACATGCTGCGCCGTCGTGCGGAGTGGTTCCAGCTGCCGAAGGCGCCGTTCCAGGTGCTGTGGTGGATCCCCGCCGGGCACCTTCCCACCGTCGAGGAGGCCGTCGAGCGCCTGGAACTGCTCCGCGAACAGGGCCCTTCGCCTTGCGCCTTC includes:
- a CDS encoding helix-turn-helix transcriptional regulator, coding for MEDIEAIAVLQDPVRRRLYEYVAAQDHEVSRNEAAEGAGIQRTLAAFHLDKLVDAELLETRSRRLSGRSGPGAGRPAKLYRRSGAERQLSIPARDYRIAADLLAEVAEVARLDDELQAAARREGRAAGAAAGPVADLAAAKALLAARGYEPRMDVDGGVLRMANCPFHVLSERHPALVCGMNLALLEGLMEGTKGLRARMDPRPGLCCVVVEHSKNNDS
- a CDS encoding DUF3291 domain-containing protein, whose product is MTGYHLAQLNVGTLKFALDDVRTHGFTSMLDTLNEVADNAPGFVWRLVEDGGTDATAIRTSLGDDVLVNMSVWEGRDALWDYVYRSGHLDMLRRRAEWFQLPKAPFQVLWWIPAGHLPTVEEAVERLELLREQGPSPCAFGFRDSYLPEEAASAQWRPSATVGR